The proteins below come from a single Vibrio natriegens NBRC 15636 = ATCC 14048 = DSM 759 genomic window:
- the rplO gene encoding 50S ribosomal protein L15 gives MRLNTLAPAAGAKTSAKRVGRGIGSGLGKTGGRGHKGQKSRSGGSVRPGFEGGQMPLKQRLPKFGFTSRKSLVSAEVRLAELAKVSGDVVDLNSLKAANIITKNIEFVKVVLSGEINKAVTVKGLRVTKGAKAAIEAAGGKIEE, from the coding sequence ATGCGTTTGAATACTCTAGCACCGGCTGCTGGCGCGAAAACTTCTGCGAAGCGAGTAGGTCGTGGTATCGGTTCAGGCCTAGGTAAAACTGGTGGCCGTGGTCACAAAGGTCAAAAATCACGTTCTGGCGGCAGCGTTCGTCCAGGTTTCGAAGGCGGTCAGATGCCTCTGAAACAACGTCTACCAAAATTCGGTTTCACTTCTCGTAAGAGCCTAGTGTCTGCTGAAGTTCGTCTAGCTGAGCTAGCGAAAGTTTCTGGTGACGTAGTTGATCTTAACAGTCTTAAAGCTGCTAACATCATCACTAAGAACATCGAATTCGTAAAAGTTGTTCTTTCTGGTGAAATCAACAAAGCAGTGACTGTAAAAGGTCTACGTGTGACTAAAGGCGCTAAAGCTGCAATCGAAGCTGCAGGCGGTAAAATCGAGGAATAA
- the rpmJ gene encoding 50S ribosomal protein L36, with protein MKVRASVKKICRNCKVIKRNGVVRVICSEPKHKQRQG; from the coding sequence ATGAAAGTTCGTGCTTCCGTTAAAAAAATCTGCCGTAACTGTAAAGTAATCAAGCGTAACGGTGTCGTTCGCGTGATTTGCAGTGAGCCAAAGCACAAACAGCGCCAAGGCTAA
- the secY gene encoding preprotein translocase subunit SecY, whose amino-acid sequence MAKKPGQDFRSAQSGLSELKSRLLFVIGALLVFRAGSFVPIPGIDAAVLAELFDQQKGTIVEMFNMFSGGALERASILALGIMPYISASIVVQLLTVVHPALAELKKEGEAGRRKISQYTRYGTLVLATFQAIGIATGLPNMVDNLVVINQTMFTLIATVSLVTGTMFLMWLGEQITERGIGNGISLLIFAGIVAGLPSAIGQTIEQARQGELHVLLLLLIAVLSFAVIYFVVFMERGQRRIVVNYAKRQQGRKVFAAQSSHLPLKINMAGVIPAIFASSIILFPGTLAQWFGQNGESSAFGWLTDVSLALSPGQPLYVMLYAAAIIFFCFFYTALVFNPRETADNLKKSGAFVPGIRPGEQTAKYIDKVMTRLTLAGALYITFICLIPEFMMVAWNVRFYFGGTSLLIVVVVIMDFMAQVQTHMMSQQYDSVLKKANLKGYGR is encoded by the coding sequence ATGGCTAAGAAACCAGGACAAGATTTTCGTAGTGCTCAGAGCGGCTTAAGTGAGCTGAAGTCGCGCTTATTATTCGTAATTGGTGCACTTTTAGTATTCCGAGCAGGCTCTTTTGTGCCGATCCCTGGTATTGACGCTGCTGTACTTGCCGAATTGTTCGACCAGCAAAAAGGTACCATCGTAGAAATGTTTAACATGTTCTCCGGTGGTGCTCTTGAGCGTGCATCTATATTAGCATTGGGCATCATGCCGTATATTTCGGCATCTATTGTTGTCCAATTGCTAACTGTAGTTCATCCAGCGTTAGCTGAACTCAAAAAAGAGGGTGAAGCAGGCCGTCGTAAGATAAGCCAATACACACGCTACGGCACGCTTGTACTTGCAACCTTCCAGGCTATAGGTATTGCAACGGGCTTACCAAACATGGTCGATAATCTGGTTGTTATCAACCAAACCATGTTTACGCTTATTGCTACCGTAAGTTTAGTAACCGGCACCATGTTCCTAATGTGGTTAGGTGAACAAATTACAGAGCGTGGAATTGGTAACGGTATTTCGTTACTAATTTTTGCAGGTATTGTTGCTGGATTGCCTTCTGCAATCGGTCAAACAATCGAGCAAGCGCGTCAAGGTGAATTGCATGTACTTCTTCTGTTGCTAATCGCGGTATTGTCTTTTGCAGTCATTTACTTCGTTGTTTTCATGGAGCGTGGTCAACGTCGAATCGTTGTTAACTACGCGAAGCGTCAACAAGGTCGTAAAGTATTTGCTGCACAAAGCTCGCATCTGCCACTTAAAATTAATATGGCAGGTGTTATTCCAGCGATTTTCGCATCAAGCATTATCCTGTTCCCAGGAACACTGGCTCAGTGGTTTGGTCAGAACGGTGAGAGCAGCGCGTTCGGTTGGTTAACTGACGTGTCTTTGGCTCTTAGCCCAGGTCAACCGCTGTATGTAATGCTTTATGCAGCAGCAATTATCTTCTTCTGTTTCTTCTACACAGCGTTGGTTTTCAACCCTCGCGAAACAGCAGATAACTTGAAGAAGTCAGGTGCATTCGTACCCGGCATCCGCCCAGGTGAGCAGACAGCGAAATACATTGATAAAGTGATGACACGTCTTACCCTTGCAGGTGCACTGTACATTACCTTTATCTGTCTGATTCCCGAGTTCATGATGGTCGCGTGGAACGTACGTTTCTACTTCGGCGGTACATCACTACTAATCGTAGTGGTTGTAATTATGGACTTTATGGCACAGGTACAGACTCATATGATGTCTCAACAGTATGATTCTGTGTTGAAGAAAGCGAATCTGAAAGGCTACGGCCGTTAA
- the rpsM gene encoding 30S ribosomal protein S13 — MARIAGINIPDQKHAVIALTAIYGIGKTRSQAILAEVGIAENVKISELTEEQIDQLRDGVAKYTVEGDLRREVSMNIKRLMDLGCYRGLRHRRSLPLRGQRTKTNARTRKGPRKPIKK, encoded by the coding sequence ATGGCCCGTATAGCAGGCATTAACATTCCTGATCAGAAGCATGCTGTAATCGCACTAACTGCGATCTACGGCATCGGTAAAACTCGCTCTCAAGCTATCCTAGCTGAAGTGGGTATTGCTGAAAATGTTAAGATCAGTGAACTAACTGAAGAGCAGATCGATCAACTGCGTGATGGTGTAGCTAAGTACACTGTAGAAGGTGATCTACGTCGTGAAGTATCTATGAACATCAAGCGTCTTATGGACCTTGGCTGTTACCGTGGTCTTCGTCATCGTCGCAGTCTACCACTACGTGGACAGCGTACTAAAACCAACGCTCGCACTCGTAAGGGTCCGCGTAAGCCGATCAAGAAATAA